From Acidovorax sp. 1608163:
GTGCCGTCGCACGCCACAGGCACCACGGGCAGCAAGCCGGTGCTGCCCGCTACGCATGTGGCCTGTGCCTCCACGGGCGGGCGCATCCTCACGTTCGAGATCACCGAGCTGAAAACCATGGCCAACGGCGGCCGGGGCCTGATGCTGATCGACTTGGAAGACAAAGACCAGCTCGCAGGCGCTGCAGCCTACACGCGCAGCATTCGCCTCGATGGCATTGGCCGGGGCGGCAAGGTGCGCGATGAAACGCTGGAGATTCGCAGCCTGAACAACGCCCGTGCCGCGCGCGGCCGCAAGGGCAAGGCGGCAGACCTGGGCTTCAAGCCCAACGCGGTGACCCGCGTGGAGTGACACCCGCTGGCCTGAAAGTAAAAAAGCCAACCGGCGACGGTTGGCTTTTTTGTTGTGCGCAGTAGCTCGGTATCAAGCCAGCTCGGCAATCAGTTCAATCTCCACGCAAGCGCCCATGGGCACTTGGGCCACGCCAAAGGCGCTGCGGGCGTGCACGCCCTTGTCGCCAAACACCTGGCCCAGCAGCTCGCTGGCACCGTTGGTCACCAGGTGCTGCTCGGTGAAGTCGCCGGTCGAGTTGACCAGGCTCATCACCTTGACGATGCGCTGAATGCGGTTGAGGTCACCGCCCGTGGCCGCGTGCAGTGTGCCCATCAGGTCAATGGCCACGGCGCGGGCGGCCAGCTTGCCTTCTTCGGTGGTGATGTTCTTGCCAAACTGCGCGGCCCAGGGCTTGCCGTCCTTGCGGGCGATGTGGCCGGAGAGGAACACCAGGTTGCCCGTTTGCACATAAGGCACGTAGGCGGCGGCGGGGGCCGACACGGGGGGCAGGGTGATGTTGAGTTCGCTCAGTTTGTCGTAAACGCTCATGGTTGGCTTCCTTGGTTGATGTGCGCCATCGGCGCGGGAAAACGGTGCGAGAAATAAAGGCCCGGTGCTGGCAATGCCTGCACCGGGCTGCGGCGCCAAGTGTTACACAGCCGGGGCTGTGCACTGCGCGCGCAGGGCTGCTGCAAGGCGCATTAGCATCAGCCCATGTTTGCCATAAGTCCTTCTAATGTCCCGCCGCCGCTGCCCCGTGAGGTGGGGGAGGGCGATGGCGGCGCCACGGGGCAAGGGGCGCACGGCGGGCATGGAGAGCATGAGGGCCACGATGATTCGCGCCAGCCTTGGCGCTTGCCTGCGGTGCTCATGGGTGTGGTGGTGGGGTCGGCCCTGCAACTGTGGCAACCCGTACTGTGGCCTGTGGCGGTGTATGGCTGGGCTTTGCTGGGGGCCTTGGGGGCGGGCGCCGCCGTGGTGTGGCGCAAATCCTTGCGCAGGCGATGGCTTGACAGGGCTTTGCGCCCAGGGCCTGCAGGGGCTTTGGGGGCTGTGGGGGCGGCGCCCAGGTGGCAGGCGGGGTGGTGGGTGGCTGCCCTGGCTTGGGGGTTGGTGGCTGCCTTTGCCCTGTGTGGCTTGCGGGCCAGCTTGTTTGCCGCGCAGGGCCTGCCTGCGGCCCTGGAGGGGCAGGACCTGCGCATCACCGCAGTGGTGGCGGCCATGCCCCAGCGCAGCGAGGCCGGTGTGCGCCTGCGGCTGGAGGTGGAGTCGGCCGAATGGGCGACGGTGCCAGGGACGCCGGGCAAGGCCCGTCCACCCGATCGGCAGAGCGCCGCGCCGCAGGTGCCCGCATTGATCGATGTGTCTTGGTACGGCCGCGCGCTGCGTGACGCACAGGGCCTGGCCGATTTGCAGCGCCAGCCGCCCGAGTTGCGCGCGGGCGAGCGCTGGCGCATGACGGTGCGCCTGAAGGCCCCCCACGGCCTGCGCAACCCGCACGGTTTTGACTACGAGCTGTGGCTGTGGGAGCAGGGCGTGCAGGCCACAGGCTACGTCCGTGCTGGGCCTAAGGACCCGCCTCCAGAGCGGTTGGCCAGCACCTGGCGCCACCCGGTGGAGC
This genomic window contains:
- a CDS encoding RidA family protein, with amino-acid sequence MSVYDKLSELNITLPPVSAPAAAYVPYVQTGNLVFLSGHIARKDGKPWAAQFGKNITTEEGKLAARAVAIDLMGTLHAATGGDLNRIQRIVKVMSLVNSTGDFTEQHLVTNGASELLGQVFGDKGVHARSAFGVAQVPMGACVEIELIAELA